In one Achromobacter spanius genomic region, the following are encoded:
- the fdhA gene encoding formaldehyde dehydrogenase, glutathione-independent — translation MAANRGVVYVGDGRVEVQSISFPKLVDPRGRKIEHGVILKVVSTNICGSDQHMVRGRTTAQRGLVLGHEITGEVIEAGRDVETLKAGDLVSVPFNVACGRCRTCKEQDTGVCLTVNPARAGGAYGYVDMGDWIGGQAEYVMVPYADFNLLRFPDRDHAMAKIRDLTCLSDILPTGYHGAVSAGVGPGSTVYVAGAGPVGMAAAASARLLGAAVVIVGDMNPLRLEHARQVGIQTADLSLDATLGEQIAALLGTPEVDCAIDAVGFEARGHGATGSQSEAPAAVLNALMDVTRVAGRIGIPGLYVTDDPGAEDPAARRGSLSVRFGLGWAKAHSFHTGQTPVLKYNRALMQAILWDRINIAQVVGVQVITLDAAPDGYAAFDAGAPKKFVIDPHAMLPA, via the coding sequence ATGGCAGCGAACAGAGGCGTGGTGTATGTGGGCGACGGGCGGGTCGAAGTGCAGTCGATCAGCTTTCCAAAACTGGTGGATCCACGCGGCCGCAAGATCGAGCACGGCGTGATCCTGAAAGTGGTGTCCACCAATATCTGCGGGTCCGACCAGCATATGGTTCGTGGGCGCACCACGGCGCAGCGAGGCCTGGTGTTGGGCCACGAGATCACCGGGGAAGTCATCGAGGCGGGACGCGACGTCGAAACGCTCAAGGCCGGCGATCTGGTTTCGGTCCCGTTCAACGTGGCCTGCGGCCGCTGCCGCACCTGCAAGGAACAAGACACCGGCGTCTGCCTGACCGTGAACCCGGCACGCGCTGGCGGCGCGTACGGCTACGTGGACATGGGCGACTGGATAGGCGGCCAGGCGGAATATGTCATGGTGCCGTATGCCGACTTCAACCTGCTGCGCTTCCCGGATCGCGACCACGCCATGGCCAAGATCCGCGACCTGACCTGTCTGTCGGACATCCTGCCCACGGGATATCACGGCGCGGTCAGTGCAGGCGTCGGCCCCGGCAGCACCGTCTATGTCGCCGGGGCCGGTCCGGTGGGCATGGCGGCGGCCGCGTCAGCCCGCCTGCTGGGCGCCGCGGTGGTCATCGTGGGCGACATGAACCCCTTGCGGCTTGAGCATGCGCGCCAGGTCGGGATTCAAACGGCCGACCTGTCCTTGGACGCCACGCTGGGCGAACAGATTGCGGCGCTGCTGGGTACGCCGGAAGTGGATTGCGCCATCGACGCCGTGGGCTTCGAGGCCCGCGGACACGGCGCCACCGGTTCGCAGTCGGAAGCACCGGCCGCCGTGTTGAATGCCCTGATGGACGTGACCCGCGTTGCCGGCCGCATCGGTATCCCCGGCCTGTATGTCACGGACGACCCGGGTGCCGAGGATCCCGCCGCCCGTCGCGGCAGTCTGTCGGTGCGCTTTGGGCTGGGCTGGGCCAAGGCGCATAGTTTTCACACCGGCCAGACACCGGTGCTGAAGTACAACCGAGCCTTGATGCAAGCCATTCTGTGGGACCGCATCAATATTGCGCAGGTTGTGGGGGTTCAAGTCATCACGCTGGACGCCGCGCCCGATGGCTACGCGGCCTTCGACGCAGGAGCCCCGAAGAAATTCGTGATCGACCCCCACGCCATGCTGCCTGCCTGA